The following proteins come from a genomic window of Microbacterium sp. JZ31:
- a CDS encoding DUF2238 domain-containing protein: MIERFLRPPATPGEWIADAVRVLGVVSVFVAGFGWDLTDAGIIAIGLPALVLPRFLGVRAGFDILYGISVLVASWSNVLGLYRSVPGWDLLVHFECTGVLALMLFVLAARTGVVPGGVGAGQPARVPIVLVGMTGLAISAVWEMIEWFGYTFVSDAIYVAYVDTIGDMAAGGLGALLAGVIASRMRVIELS; the protein is encoded by the coding sequence GTGATCGAGCGCTTCCTGCGGCCCCCGGCCACGCCGGGGGAGTGGATCGCCGACGCCGTCCGCGTCCTCGGGGTCGTGAGCGTGTTCGTCGCCGGCTTCGGATGGGACCTCACGGATGCGGGCATCATCGCGATCGGGCTTCCCGCGCTGGTGCTTCCCCGCTTCCTCGGCGTGCGGGCCGGTTTCGACATCCTGTACGGCATCTCGGTGCTCGTCGCCTCGTGGAGCAATGTGCTCGGGCTGTATCGCAGCGTGCCGGGATGGGACCTGCTGGTGCACTTCGAGTGCACGGGTGTCCTCGCGCTCATGCTGTTCGTGCTCGCGGCGCGCACCGGAGTGGTCCCCGGCGGCGTGGGCGCGGGTCAGCCGGCCCGCGTTCCCATCGTGCTGGTGGGGATGACAGGCCTGGCGATCAGCGCCGTGTGGGAGATGATCGAGTGGTTCGGGTACACCTTCGTGTCCGACGCCATCTACGTCGCGTACGTCGACACGATCGGCGACATGGCCGCGGGCGGTCTCGGCGCCCTGCTCGCCGGCGTCATCGCGTCCCGGATGCGGGTGATCGAGCTCTCGTGA
- a CDS encoding endonuclease/exonuclease/phosphatase family protein yields MTSDASGPAPAPGDAALVGGVEPPELSVMTFNVLRARAASASWRRRGERIRTLLRRERPTLLGAQEALPHQAGLLRAALGDDYRSLGHGRDADGAGEGCPLLYDAARLELVEWEQRALSRRPDAPGSRSWGSLYPRIVVRAVFHDRATGGRFAAFNTHLDVLSPLARRRAAESIVTAAGDGAVIVTGDFNAGPATPARRTLVRGGLEDSWTVARTRLTLEWSTYVPRGRPRPGGPRIDAIHVRGFEVASVGIDARRVQGGSPSDHLPVQAVVRQRAAAA; encoded by the coding sequence GTGACCTCAGACGCGAGCGGCCCGGCCCCCGCGCCGGGAGACGCGGCCCTCGTCGGCGGTGTGGAACCGCCGGAGCTGTCGGTCATGACCTTCAATGTGCTCCGCGCCCGGGCGGCGTCTGCATCGTGGCGGCGCCGCGGCGAGCGCATCCGGACGCTGCTGCGACGGGAGCGTCCCACCCTGCTCGGCGCCCAAGAGGCGCTGCCGCATCAGGCAGGGCTGCTGCGCGCGGCGCTCGGCGACGACTACCGCTCGCTCGGTCACGGGCGCGACGCCGACGGCGCCGGCGAGGGATGCCCGCTGCTCTACGACGCGGCGCGTCTCGAGCTCGTCGAGTGGGAGCAGCGCGCGCTCTCGCGGCGGCCGGATGCGCCGGGCTCGCGCTCGTGGGGATCGCTGTATCCCCGCATCGTCGTGCGGGCGGTCTTCCACGATCGCGCGACGGGCGGGCGCTTCGCGGCGTTCAACACGCACCTCGACGTGCTGTCGCCGCTCGCCCGCCGTCGGGCTGCCGAGTCGATCGTCACCGCGGCAGGCGACGGCGCCGTCATCGTCACGGGCGACTTCAACGCAGGCCCGGCGACGCCCGCCCGACGAACGCTGGTTCGCGGCGGCCTCGAGGACAGCTGGACGGTCGCGCGCACGCGCCTCACGCTCGAATGGTCGACGTACGTCCCGCGCGGTCGTCCCCGGCCGGGCGGGCCGCGCATCGATGCCATCCACGTCCGCGGCTTCGAGGTCGCGAGCGTCGGCATCGACGCGCGCCGGGTGCAGGGCGGCTCGCCGTCGGATCACCTCCCCGTTCAGGCGGTCGTGCGGCAGCGGGCGGCCGCCGCGTGA
- the tilS gene encoding tRNA lysidine(34) synthetase TilS, translating to MLDPAVAATRLAVRTALSDVADGSVVLVALSGGADSLALAAATAHEARARGIRVGAVTVDHGLQDGSDEISRAAAGKAADLGIDPLVVRVEVDGAGGLEAAAREARYGALRDAAADADAAAVLLGHTLDDQAETVLLGLARGAGATSLAGMAPSRTDDRGLRWLRPFLGLRRPVTRAACTALGLEAWDDPHNADERFSRVRVRERVLPVLETELGPGIAEALARTAEQLREDSAAFADMIDETIEDIVEHSEAGIAVSAAALAANPPALRNRIIRHVVQSEFGIALTRVQTLEVARLATEWAGQGPIDLPSCIAARRGGLIHFTARGADRPT from the coding sequence GTGCTCGATCCCGCCGTCGCCGCCACCCGGCTCGCCGTCCGCACCGCGCTGTCCGACGTCGCGGACGGATCCGTCGTCCTCGTCGCGCTGTCGGGCGGCGCCGACTCGCTCGCCCTCGCCGCCGCGACCGCGCACGAGGCGCGGGCCCGCGGCATCCGCGTCGGCGCCGTGACGGTCGATCACGGACTGCAGGACGGATCGGACGAGATCTCGCGCGCCGCGGCAGGCAAGGCGGCGGATCTCGGGATCGATCCGCTCGTCGTGCGCGTGGAGGTCGACGGCGCGGGCGGCCTGGAGGCCGCCGCGCGCGAGGCGCGGTACGGTGCGCTGCGGGATGCCGCAGCGGACGCGGATGCCGCGGCCGTGCTGCTCGGGCACACGCTCGACGACCAGGCCGAGACCGTGCTGCTGGGGCTCGCGCGCGGTGCGGGCGCCACGAGCCTCGCCGGCATGGCGCCGTCGCGCACGGACGACCGCGGGTTGCGCTGGCTGCGCCCCTTCCTCGGGCTGCGCCGCCCGGTCACGCGCGCCGCGTGCACGGCGCTGGGCCTCGAGGCGTGGGACGACCCGCACAACGCCGACGAGCGCTTCTCGCGCGTGCGGGTGCGCGAGCGCGTCCTGCCCGTCCTCGAGACGGAGCTCGGCCCCGGCATCGCCGAGGCGCTCGCGCGCACGGCCGAGCAGCTGCGCGAGGACTCGGCGGCGTTCGCCGACATGATCGACGAGACAATCGAGGACATCGTCGAGCATTCCGAGGCGGGCATCGCGGTGTCGGCCGCCGCGCTCGCCGCGAATCCGCCGGCCCTGCGGAACCGGATCATCCGGCACGTCGTGCAGAGCGAGTTCGGCATCGCGCTCACGCGCGTGCAGACGCTCGAGGTCGCGCGGCTCGCGACCGAGTGGGCGGGTCAGGGGCCGATCGACCTGCCCTCGTGCATCGCGGCCCGGCGCGGCGGGCTGATCCACTTCACCGCGAGGGGTGCCGACCGGCCCACGTAG
- a CDS encoding MMPL family transporter, protein MAELLHRLGTFSARRAWVVIIAWLVILGVAVGGFLAGFKGLSSSFDIPGTASGEVIAELEEKLPDFSGASGTVVFTTEDGTALTEEQRSEISALVESGRDLPDVADVVDPFVTTQDLADQRQQVVEGRDEIAAARVQAEDGQAQLDAARQELEAGQAQLDAARAQLESVPEPQRSAGLAALEEQQAQLDAGRAELDASEQELADGLAELEEGEAELERGAELLSYADEIRVVSEDQATAIVNVSFTEPRLELSQESKDAVIEHFAGQPIDGVEVGLSTDISQGVPEILGVGEAIGVAVAAIVLIVVLGSLLAAAFPIVTALVGVAIGAMTTLAFSGVVQMASVTPILGVMLGLAVGIDYALFILYRHRRQLLRGADVLESIGLANGTAGNAVVFAGTTVIVALLALNITGIPFLGLMGTAGAVSVAIAVLIAVSLIPALLGLAGTRVLSKRARTRAAKASEAGTAPRSTVRPMSTLRAAVTMVVTVAALLVVAIPSLSMRLGLPDGGSEAEDSTAYLAYTVTEETFGEGVNGPLLVTASLPEGLDDDGVLDAQLEVARTLADQEDVVAVAPVAVSDDSRLAAFQVIPGEGPNSVSTEQLVRDLRTLPPIDGEIELGVAGQAAINIDISEGLASVLPVYLAVVVGLSFLIMVMVFRSILVPVIATAGFVLSLFATYGAVTAVFQWGWLGELFGVHQPGPILSFLPVILVGILFGLAMDYQLFLATGMREAFVHGAPARLAVAQGFRAGRTVVTAAALIMVAVFGGFITSESVIIKSMGLGLAVGVLFDAFVVRMLLMPAVMHLIGRSAWWLPRWLDRIIPNVDVEGAALERRHPPHH, encoded by the coding sequence ATGGCTGAGCTGCTTCATCGCCTGGGCACCTTCTCCGCGCGACGCGCGTGGGTCGTCATCATCGCCTGGCTGGTGATCCTCGGAGTCGCCGTCGGCGGCTTCCTCGCGGGGTTCAAGGGCCTGTCATCGAGCTTCGACATCCCCGGCACCGCCTCGGGCGAGGTGATCGCGGAGCTGGAGGAGAAGCTCCCCGACTTCAGCGGCGCCAGCGGCACGGTGGTGTTCACGACCGAGGACGGCACGGCGCTCACCGAGGAGCAGCGCAGCGAGATCTCCGCGCTCGTCGAGTCGGGTCGAGACCTCCCCGACGTCGCGGATGTCGTCGACCCCTTCGTCACCACGCAGGATCTCGCCGATCAGCGTCAGCAGGTCGTCGAAGGCCGTGACGAGATCGCCGCGGCGCGCGTGCAGGCGGAAGACGGACAGGCGCAGCTCGACGCCGCGCGCCAGGAGCTCGAGGCCGGGCAGGCGCAGCTCGACGCGGCGCGTGCGCAGCTCGAGAGCGTTCCCGAGCCGCAGCGCAGCGCGGGGCTCGCGGCGCTCGAGGAGCAGCAGGCCCAGCTCGACGCGGGCAGGGCGGAGCTCGACGCGTCCGAGCAGGAGCTCGCGGACGGGCTCGCCGAGCTCGAGGAGGGCGAGGCCGAGCTCGAGCGCGGGGCGGAGCTGCTGTCGTACGCGGACGAGATCCGGGTCGTCTCGGAGGACCAGGCCACCGCGATCGTGAACGTCTCGTTCACCGAGCCGCGTCTGGAGCTCTCGCAGGAGTCGAAGGACGCCGTCATCGAGCACTTCGCGGGCCAGCCGATCGACGGGGTGGAGGTCGGACTGTCGACCGACATCTCGCAGGGCGTGCCCGAGATCCTCGGCGTCGGCGAGGCGATCGGCGTCGCCGTGGCAGCGATCGTCCTGATCGTCGTGCTGGGCTCGCTGCTCGCCGCGGCGTTCCCGATCGTGACAGCCCTCGTGGGCGTCGCGATCGGCGCGATGACGACCCTCGCGTTCTCGGGCGTCGTCCAGATGGCGTCGGTCACGCCGATCCTGGGCGTGATGCTGGGCCTCGCCGTCGGCATCGACTACGCGCTCTTCATCCTCTACCGTCACCGTCGTCAGCTGCTGCGGGGCGCCGACGTCCTGGAGTCGATCGGCCTGGCGAACGGGACCGCGGGCAACGCCGTCGTCTTCGCGGGGACGACCGTGATCGTCGCGCTGCTCGCGCTGAACATCACCGGCATCCCCTTCCTCGGCCTGATGGGCACGGCCGGTGCGGTCAGCGTCGCGATCGCGGTCCTGATCGCGGTCTCGCTCATCCCCGCACTGCTCGGCCTCGCCGGGACCCGCGTGCTGAGCAAGCGGGCGCGGACCCGGGCCGCGAAGGCCTCTGAGGCCGGTACCGCGCCGCGTTCGACGGTGCGACCGATGTCGACCCTCCGCGCGGCGGTCACGATGGTCGTGACGGTGGCCGCCCTGCTCGTGGTGGCGATCCCGTCACTGTCGATGCGGCTCGGTCTGCCCGACGGTGGCTCGGAGGCGGAGGACTCCACGGCCTACCTCGCCTACACGGTCACGGAGGAGACGTTCGGAGAGGGCGTCAACGGGCCGCTGCTCGTCACGGCGTCGCTGCCCGAGGGGCTCGACGACGACGGCGTGCTCGATGCCCAGCTGGAGGTCGCGCGCACGCTCGCCGACCAGGAGGACGTCGTCGCCGTCGCGCCGGTCGCCGTCTCCGACGATTCGCGCCTCGCCGCCTTCCAGGTGATCCCGGGAGAGGGGCCGAACAGCGTCTCGACCGAGCAGCTCGTGCGCGACCTGCGCACACTGCCTCCGATCGACGGCGAGATCGAACTGGGTGTCGCGGGCCAGGCGGCGATCAACATCGACATCTCCGAGGGGCTCGCAAGCGTGCTGCCCGTCTACCTCGCGGTCGTCGTGGGGCTGTCCTTCCTGATCATGGTGATGGTGTTCCGCTCGATCCTCGTCCCGGTGATCGCGACCGCGGGCTTCGTGCTGTCGCTGTTCGCGACGTACGGCGCCGTGACCGCGGTCTTCCAGTGGGGATGGCTGGGGGAGCTGTTCGGGGTGCATCAGCCCGGTCCGATCCTGAGCTTCCTGCCCGTGATCCTCGTGGGCATCCTGTTCGGCCTCGCAATGGACTATCAGCTGTTCCTCGCGACCGGCATGCGCGAGGCCTTCGTCCACGGGGCGCCGGCGCGGCTGGCGGTCGCGCAGGGCTTCCGCGCAGGGCGCACGGTCGTGACCGCGGCTGCGCTCATCATGGTCGCGGTCTTCGGCGGCTTCATCACGAGCGAGTCGGTCATCATCAAGTCGATGGGGCTGGGCCTCGCCGTGGGCGTGCTGTTCGACGCCTTCGTCGTCCGCATGCTGCTCATGCCGGCCGTGATGCATCTGATCGGCCGATCCGCGTGGTGGCTGCCGCGCTGGCTCGACCGGATCATCCCGAACGTCGATGTGGAGGGCGCGGCCCTCGAGCGTCGCCATCCGCCGCACCACTGA
- a CDS encoding endonuclease/exonuclease/phosphatase family protein, translating to MVDAARSMPAERRPGSIRIYTHNIYARRADWARRRMLLVEGIAQLRPDVVLFQEEVLTADVDQTADILGPAWHIVHSRRRSEQERSGISIASRWPVRDVEEIDLTAGGPPIDEFAWAALLVTLDSPFGPVRVVNHFPDAAADREAERERQAVIVERRLRQLEAEAEMPTVLGGDLDAEPDAASLRFLLGRQSLQGESAAYLRAWDAVHPGEPCWTLDPANGLVAATMPGWPYRQLDHLLVRCRRDGLASLLVASCERVHVRPRDGVWASDHYGLVADLVVPR from the coding sequence ATGGTCGATGCCGCCCGCTCGATGCCCGCCGAGCGCAGGCCGGGGTCCATCCGCATCTACACGCACAACATCTACGCCCGCCGCGCGGACTGGGCGCGCCGCCGGATGCTGCTCGTCGAGGGGATCGCGCAGCTGCGGCCCGATGTCGTGCTGTTCCAGGAGGAGGTCCTCACCGCCGACGTGGATCAGACGGCCGACATCCTCGGCCCCGCGTGGCACATCGTCCACTCGCGGCGCCGCTCGGAGCAGGAGCGCAGCGGCATCTCGATCGCGTCCCGGTGGCCGGTGCGCGACGTCGAGGAGATCGACCTCACCGCCGGTGGCCCGCCGATCGACGAGTTCGCGTGGGCGGCTCTGCTCGTCACGCTCGACTCGCCGTTCGGCCCGGTGCGCGTCGTGAACCACTTTCCGGACGCCGCCGCCGACCGGGAGGCGGAGCGTGAGCGGCAGGCCGTGATCGTGGAGCGGCGCCTGCGGCAGCTCGAGGCCGAGGCCGAGATGCCGACCGTGCTGGGCGGCGACCTCGACGCCGAGCCCGATGCGGCGAGCCTCCGGTTCCTCCTCGGGCGGCAGTCGCTGCAGGGCGAGAGCGCGGCGTACCTCCGCGCGTGGGACGCGGTCCATCCCGGCGAGCCGTGCTGGACGCTCGATCCCGCGAACGGCCTGGTCGCCGCGACCATGCCGGGATGGCCGTATCGGCAGCTCGATCACCTCCTCGTACGGTGCCGCCGCGACGGCCTGGCTTCCCTCCTCGTCGCCTCGTGCGAGCGCGTGCACGTGCGCCCGCGCGACGGCGTGTGGGCGAGCGACCACTACGGGCTCGTCGCGGATCTCGTCGTGCCGCGATGA
- a CDS encoding TetR/AcrR family transcriptional regulator — translation MAGSRSGPVRSEVARRSILAAAAQILTERGYAHLTMEGIAARAGVGKQTIYRWWPSKGDVVAECLLEGMLLPERLTVPDTGDVRRDLATWMGSIADILDGDPGEGILRSLIAAATQNADVGGRLRDSLAGADSIAGRLQSAVGTAPHLTPATPVTELAEALVGAIILRVLSRAPLDGAAIRDILAAVLGPEDAA, via the coding sequence ATGGCCGGATCGCGCAGCGGACCCGTGCGCAGCGAGGTCGCCCGCCGGTCGATCCTCGCCGCGGCCGCCCAGATCCTCACCGAGCGCGGGTACGCCCACCTCACCATGGAGGGCATCGCCGCCCGCGCCGGCGTCGGAAAGCAGACCATCTACCGGTGGTGGCCCTCGAAGGGCGACGTCGTCGCGGAGTGCCTGCTCGAGGGGATGCTGCTGCCCGAGCGGCTGACGGTCCCCGACACCGGAGATGTCCGCCGGGACCTCGCGACCTGGATGGGATCCATCGCCGACATCCTCGACGGCGATCCCGGCGAGGGGATCCTGCGATCCCTCATCGCGGCGGCGACCCAGAACGCCGACGTCGGGGGGCGCCTCCGCGACAGCCTCGCGGGAGCGGACTCGATCGCCGGACGGCTGCAGAGCGCGGTCGGAACCGCTCCTCACCTCACGCCCGCGACTCCCGTGACCGAGCTCGCCGAGGCCCTCGTGGGCGCGATCATCCTGCGCGTGCTCAGCCGCGCGCCCCTGGACGGGGCCGCGATCCGGGACATCCTCGCCGCCGTCCTGGGCCCGGAAGATGCCGCCTGA
- a CDS encoding M23 family metallopeptidase: MTGVKQASHFPMDAPEASAEPCDCAPTEAERRRLWTPISRRSALTLAGVGVGAVALGVGLSHGTSAFAVTYNPDDYPSWDDVERAKKNQGDKEAEIRRLEDMIAQLTQRVEETRAAAQQAADEYYEAQQAFYEQAYRADELQKQADEQAALAETAATNAARVASQLSRAGGDSTSLEVLFAGSAASADELLTKLGQMDKLIGGSETIYAEAVAARDSAQNLSDQAKVARDERDRLQKIAEEKMVAAQNAQIAAEQALADQQEHMVTLEGQLAALRDNTKKTVADFEEGVKAKKAYEAEQRRLAAERRKKAAEEAARKAREAAAAAAAANKGGGGGGGGGGGGGGGGTTTGGHAVGSGWARPSDGWRTSGYGPRPQMCGPSYCGSKIHAGIDLAAGCGAPIYAAANGRVVYAGQLGGFGNYIRLDHGNGVGTGYGHIVNGGIIVGYGQQVRAGQVIAYEGNTGNSFGCHLHFEVYVGGGTTDPGPWMSARGVNTY; this comes from the coding sequence GTGACTGGTGTGAAGCAGGCGAGCCACTTCCCGATGGACGCCCCCGAAGCCTCGGCCGAGCCGTGCGACTGCGCACCCACCGAGGCGGAGCGGCGTCGACTGTGGACCCCGATCTCGCGCCGCAGCGCCCTGACGCTCGCGGGGGTCGGCGTGGGCGCGGTCGCGCTGGGAGTCGGCCTGTCGCACGGCACGAGCGCCTTCGCGGTCACGTACAACCCCGACGACTACCCCTCGTGGGATGACGTCGAGCGCGCCAAGAAGAACCAGGGCGACAAGGAAGCCGAGATCCGGCGGCTCGAGGACATGATCGCGCAGCTCACGCAGCGCGTGGAGGAGACCCGCGCGGCCGCGCAGCAGGCGGCCGATGAGTACTACGAGGCGCAGCAGGCCTTCTACGAGCAGGCCTACCGCGCCGACGAGCTGCAGAAGCAGGCCGACGAGCAGGCGGCGCTCGCCGAGACGGCCGCCACGAACGCGGCGCGCGTCGCATCCCAGCTCTCCCGCGCGGGCGGCGACAGCACGTCGCTCGAGGTCCTGTTCGCGGGATCCGCCGCGAGCGCCGACGAGCTGCTCACCAAGCTCGGCCAGATGGACAAGCTCATCGGCGGCAGCGAGACGATCTACGCCGAGGCCGTCGCGGCCCGCGACTCGGCCCAGAACCTGTCGGATCAGGCGAAGGTCGCGCGCGACGAGCGTGACCGTCTGCAGAAGATCGCCGAAGAGAAGATGGTCGCCGCGCAGAACGCGCAGATCGCTGCCGAGCAGGCGCTCGCCGATCAGCAGGAGCACATGGTCACGCTCGAGGGCCAGCTCGCCGCTCTCCGGGACAACACCAAGAAGACCGTCGCGGACTTCGAGGAGGGCGTCAAGGCCAAGAAGGCCTACGAGGCCGAGCAGCGCCGCCTCGCCGCGGAGCGTCGGAAGAAGGCGGCCGAGGAGGCCGCCCGCAAGGCCCGCGAGGCCGCCGCAGCGGCCGCCGCAGCGAACAAGGGTGGCGGTGGCGGCGGAGGCGGCGGCGGAGGCGGCGGCGGCGGTGGCACCACGACCGGGGGCCACGCGGTCGGCAGCGGCTGGGCACGGCCCAGCGACGGCTGGCGCACCTCGGGGTACGGCCCGCGCCCCCAGATGTGCGGCCCGAGCTACTGCGGATCCAAGATCCACGCCGGCATCGACCTCGCCGCGGGCTGCGGCGCGCCGATCTACGCCGCCGCGAACGGACGCGTCGTCTACGCCGGTCAGCTCGGCGGCTTCGGCAACTACATCCGCCTCGACCACGGCAACGGCGTCGGCACGGGTTACGGGCACATCGTCAACGGCGGCATCATCGTCGGCTACGGCCAGCAGGTGCGCGCCGGACAGGTGATCGCGTACGAGGGCAACACGGGCAACTCGTTCGGCTGCCACCTCCACTTCGAGGTCTACGTCGGCGGCGGCACGACCGACCCGGGTCCGTGGATGTCCGCGCGCGGCGTCAACACGTACTGA
- the hpt gene encoding hypoxanthine phosphoribosyltransferase, which translates to MRAADIPNDLSSVLVTEEQIDEKLAELARRVEEDYAGRKLLLVGVLKGAVMVMADFARHLKRDIAMDWMAVSSYGNSTKSSGVVQIRKDLDTDLGGWDVLIVEDIIDSGLTLSWLLDNFASRGAESIEVLALLRKPEAAKVEIDCKYLGFDIPNEFVVGYGLDYAERYRNLRDVAVLAPHVYA; encoded by the coding sequence ATGCGCGCGGCGGACATCCCGAACGACCTCAGCTCCGTCCTCGTCACCGAGGAGCAGATCGACGAGAAGCTCGCGGAGCTCGCGCGCCGGGTCGAGGAGGACTACGCGGGCCGCAAGCTGCTGCTCGTCGGCGTGCTGAAGGGCGCGGTCATGGTCATGGCCGACTTCGCGAGGCACCTGAAGCGCGACATCGCGATGGACTGGATGGCGGTGTCCAGCTACGGCAACTCCACCAAGTCCAGCGGCGTCGTGCAGATCCGCAAGGACCTCGACACCGACCTCGGCGGATGGGACGTGCTGATCGTCGAGGACATCATCGACTCGGGTCTGACGCTGAGCTGGCTGCTGGACAACTTCGCCTCGCGCGGGGCGGAGTCGATCGAGGTGCTCGCGCTGCTGCGCAAGCCCGAGGCCGCCAAGGTCGAGATCGACTGCAAGTACCTCGGCTTCGACATCCCGAACGAGTTCGTCGTCGGCTACGGACTGGACTACGCCGAGCGCTATCGCAACCTGCGCGACGTCGCCGTGCTCGCGCCCCACGTGTACGCGTAG
- a CDS encoding inorganic diphosphatase, which translates to MGAYDAVIEIPRGSRVKYEVDHGTGRVFLDRVLYTTFGYPTDYGFFENTLGEDGDPLDVLVVMDHPVYPGVGVKVRPVAVLKMKDEAGGDDKVIAVLAKDPRWDHIQDIGDLAEYTKKEIEHFFEHYKDLEPNKWVKVDQWGDAAEAERLVSEAYERFDEHEAQTRTQGAGEAPNTRD; encoded by the coding sequence ATGGGCGCCTACGACGCAGTCATCGAGATCCCGCGCGGCAGCCGCGTGAAGTACGAGGTCGACCACGGCACGGGCCGCGTCTTCCTCGACCGCGTGCTGTACACGACGTTCGGCTACCCGACCGACTACGGGTTCTTCGAGAACACGCTCGGCGAGGACGGCGACCCGCTGGACGTGCTGGTGGTCATGGACCACCCTGTGTACCCGGGCGTGGGCGTCAAGGTGCGCCCCGTCGCCGTGCTGAAGATGAAGGACGAGGCCGGCGGCGACGACAAGGTCATCGCCGTGCTGGCGAAGGACCCGCGCTGGGACCACATCCAGGACATCGGCGACCTCGCCGAGTACACGAAGAAGGAGATCGAGCACTTCTTCGAGCACTACAAGGACCTCGAGCCCAACAAGTGGGTCAAGGTCGACCAGTGGGGCGACGCCGCCGAGGCCGAGCGCCTGGTGAGCGAGGCCTACGAGCGCTTCGACGAGCACGAGGCGCAGACGCGCACGCAGGGTGCCGGCGAGGCGCCCAACACGCGCGACTGA